In Brachypodium distachyon strain Bd21 chromosome 5, Brachypodium_distachyon_v3.0, whole genome shotgun sequence, the genomic window AAGTGTCCGCGTCGTTGCTAGCGTCCACGACACTCCCGCTATGGCTGCGGGAGGGAATAGAGGAGAGACAAGGGACGGCAGGCACCGCCCAAGGTGACGGACCGGTCCATCAGAGAcgttgttgatgatggcgaagCGGAGAAGATGATGGAAGCGCAAGACTTCAAATCCAGTCGAAATCGTCCGCTTCGCTCCCGCTACGACTGAGGGGGaatgtgtaacatcccaaaaattcaaaccctattcatatgcattgcactcatgagcatcatgtcacatttgcatgtttgaattcaaatttgaattccaaaagtttttaaaaaggttttatttcatttttaaaccctagggtttcacctattggagctttgaatcttaaaaccaatagggtttgtctataaaaggggtCTATTGCATAAacaagctatcccataatttttggatatttttatttggagttgaaaaaatattttatttaaatagtaatatagccctaaaggcatttatagggcaaatgtatctttatatttttttttgaggggaaattactcccaaaagttgaatcatgataaaacatgattttacaatttttctggaatttatttggatcaatttggagttcaaaatcaaaagttagaAGGGAattacagaaaaaagaaaaagagaaaaggctaaaaggaaaaaaaagggagaaacggaccggccccggccaaattgggccgaaccggcccattCCCCCGTGCGCGCCCGAGCCAGCCCAGCCAGCCCCGCAGCGCTCGCGCCCGTCGCTGccaggtgggacccacctaTCAAGTGCTTCGTCCCTGAAGGAAGGCGCCGGCAATCCCGCCCGCACGTCCTGGCCACCGTCCCCGTgcgccatcgccgtcgcccCGTCTGCTCCGTGCATCCCGCAGCCTGCCGCTCGTGTCACTATAAAGCCCGAGGGCCGCGCATCTCTTTGCCCCTTCCCTCTTCGTCGATTTCGCCCCCAGGCTGCCGCAATTTCtcaccgccgcgcgccattGCTGCCGCCGCATCTTCGCTCGCCGCTGACGCCGCGGTGAGACAtcctcaccgccgcccgcctctttctccttctctcctcctcgcggTTCTTTTGACGCGCATCGTTTGGTTCATGGTGCACCGCAGCCCGAGGACGCCAACGACcaaagctccgccgcccgccgcagcGTCTCCGTCGTCCTAGACGTCCAcgtctccgtctccgtctCGTCGCGCCGCTTCTCCCGCGCACTTCCCCGACCCGAGACCTCACCGGaaacgcccgccgccgcgtccccacgtcgccggagacCTCACCGGAaacctagcgccgccgccagtaAGCTCGAGCTCCCAcggtccgtccgatctagatctACGGCTGAGATTAGATTGCTTTTaaatcgaaccggtacgcgaTCTAGACCATCCGATTCCCTTTAAGTGAGATCCGACGGCCCAGATTAAATCCTATTCTGAACCGGTACCATCCAACCAGAggctgccacgtgtcacgtTTTTAATGAAAACTTAATCCCGGTTTAAattaaatggcagttttgcagaaaagcccctagaacttcaaatgcttataacttttaaaccgtttggccaaatttgacaaattttacctttctggaaagctcttgacctgtagaatcttttgggactgtttaaatttaaatttgaatatttgaatctcATTCAATTTACAAAAAGGCCTTTTATGCCATTTAGTTCATAACAAATTAtgtagaaatcctttttaattgaaaatagtgcccaaaaatttgttttattatcctctgtctaTTGGTAGAGAGAAATAGAATTAAATTATTCGGGGGATGCCATtgaaactataatttagggttttaatcaattgtttttgccttctttgtttaaaaccctaatgcttttgttttaattgctaatgctttggaaccagttgatcacccgaataaaataaaccaattcatgtcacatgttgcattgcatcatagcatatcttattttgtcatgatgtgaattgtgtgtttatgtatgtgtatgtttgtttgttcgtatagttttctcggagagcgaaccttgtgattgtgacgagtgtttgaactccaactgctaccaaggcaagttcactttgaccatcatcctattattttattatgcactagattttattagttgcattgttaggattattattgtatctatgctagctatgatctctcctactagtataggatacccttgccatgtccttaccaccaactgccatcgtagtagtaaaatgccatgctatgttagtatacgagggttggtattattacaatgtgatattattgaattaaagtatggtttcctagtgtatggcaaaacaagtaattcaatgaaccgtcctgggtgggctgctttgagtatttgagatgtatgcgacgtcaagtccatttctatgggtccatttctatgagtcgtctcgccatttctatgggagcgcctgcgtcgcaaatgtgggatgccacccggggtaaccagagactggactagtttcctgtttagtagcttccagtacaaccacatgctaatatgggctctgccttgatggagtaagacatatgatcctggatccgagggattgtgcagatgtagccgtgtaggtgggatcgtaggtccctcaggtggtctgggtgactatggtctgaaaattcttgtaatcgacgccgttgctactctaacctgaggacagcaagggattaatccgtcggtttcttgtgggtaaagtgtaccacctctgcagagtgtcaaactaagtacttagccgtgtccccggttacggacaattatgagcaactagatttgggggctgtaaggaaggtctcactcatttcaatttcctaataaaattaatggattgaactaggtaggagcattgatgtgtctactcattgtgcctaggttaataggagcatgggtgtttctaccccgtgtccaatagaattaaaactatttgattaaaaaaatgataggattgaacaatgatgcttttatgcaaatagccaaacccctcctagccaaattatgcatgtatttggtaggtcctttataactctggtgaacttgccaatacattcaaatgtattgaccacgtagtggctgcaattaacaatgcaggtggatccgatgatgagtgaggttcgtcgttatgttgtgggtcatgtgcttacattccaacatgctctcacgttggagtagttgtggcccttaagttttacccttttccgctgcagttttgaaaacaatgttttatgatgttgaaacaatatttgtttatgctggcccaaggggtcatgcgaggttgtaagtactatttaaatcctagatgatgcgatgtaataaagtacttttgacctttgtttgtgtatatttcatcatgaaactgtgtgtgttAGGGAGTCGATCCAAGGggtagcacagtaagcacagagttCGAACCCTGCACGGGGACGGTCGCTTCAGAAGGTTAAAGATATAATATGGTTGGGATTAGAGATAAGATAGAACCAGTTTAAACGAGATTACTTGTCTTGTACTCCAAGTCTATCTCCCCCATTGTACCTCTATATATACCCATATGAGGTTCACATCACAACAACATCAATTGTTGTGAAATACCAATTAGGCTTCCAATCTCATATTTCCACAGGTTGTTGTAAACGGCTTCGGTATATTTGTTGTAGCCGGCTGTTAGTAGATAGACTCAGGTAGTTAGGGTTGTTTTCCGTATCCTACCCGATGTAATCTTTATTTCCCCTATAAATACACTAGGCGGCCCTGGCGAAGGGTTCAACGCTTCCCATATCGTCTCTATTACcttacatggtatcagagcctctcCTCGAAACACATCTCATCTCTCGCCATTAGCCACAGACGCAATGTCGAGCTCTGCATCCTCGTCCTCTCCCGCGGGATCCAATCCCGTTGGCACTGTCCAAGAGAAGCTCATGAGGAACAACTACCTGCTGTGGAAGGTGCAGGTCCTTCCGGCTATTCGCGGTGCGCATCTGATGGGATACATCAACAGAAAGGTGGAGGAGCCACCGGCCGAGCTGACAAGCACTGACGACAACGACAAGAAGGTGTCCAACCCAGCGTACGTCGCATGGGTGACACAGGATCAACAGATCCTAGGTTATCTCCTGAACTCTCTGTCGAAAGAGATTCTTATGTAGGTAATCAACATGGAAACCTCGCACGAGATCTGGGAGGCCATCGAGCAGATGTTCTCCTCCAGCATGTTGGCCAAGCTCGTCAACACCCGCATCGCCTTGGCCACTACGCCCAAGGGGAATATGACCGTCACTGAGTACTTTGCTAAGATCAAGTCCTTTGGTGATGAGATGGCTTCCGTCGGCAAGCCGCTCGGGGAGGACGATCTGGTGTCCtacgtcctcgccggcctcgaCTTCGACTACAACTCCTTGGTGTCGGCTATCTTCACGCGTGTGGAGCCGATCAAGATGGCGGATCTCTACTCGCCGCTGATGGGCTTCGAGTCACGCCTCAACCTGCTGCAGGGCCAAGCCGGAGGGCAAGTGCAGTCGTCTGCCAACGCTGTCACTCGTGGCGGCGGTAGTGGAGGACGTGGCGGCTACAACAACAACCGTGGCCGCGGGGGCAACAATGGAGGTGACCGCAACCGCGGCAATGATCGCGGCAATGACCGCGGCAACTACAACAATGGGTCGGGATCCGGGGgctacaacaacaacaactccGGGTCCAAGCCTCGGTGCTAACTTTGTGAGAAGGTTGGGCACACGGTGATCA contains:
- the LOC104581264 gene encoding uncharacterized protein LOC104581264, with the translated sequence MSSSASSSSPAGSNPVGTVQEKLMRNNYLLWKVQVLPAIRGAHLMGYINRKVEEPPAELTSTDDNDKKVSNPAYVAWVINMETSHEIWEAIEQMFSSSMLAKLVNTRIALATTPKGNMTVTEYFAKIKSFGDEMASVGKPLGEDDLVSYVLAGLDFDYNSLVSAIFTRVEPIKMADLYSPLMGFESRLNLLQGQAGGQVQSSANAVTRGGGSGGRGGYNNNRGRGGNNGGDRNRGNDRGNDRGNYNNGSGSGGYNNNNSGSKPRC